A DNA window from Solanum lycopersicum chromosome 3, SLM_r2.1 contains the following coding sequences:
- the LOC101261215 gene encoding notchless protein homolog produces the protein MAETMEVEVEAAAAAEREATNSVICQLADPEGNPLGAALYLPENASPKELNQVVNKLLSNEEKLPYAFYISDEELVVQLGSYLEKNKVSVEKVLTIVYQPQAVFRIRPVTRCSATIAGHTEAVLSVAFSPDGRQLASGSGDTTVRLWDLNTQTPLFTCQGHRNWVLSVAWSPDGKHLVSGSKAGELICWDLQTGKPLGNPLTGHKKWITGISWEPVHLSAPCRRFVSASKDGDARIWDVTTRKCLICLTGHTLAITCVKWGGDGVIYTGSQDCTIKVWETTQGKLIRELKGHGHWVNSLALSTEYVLRSGAFDHTNKHFASPEEMKKVALERYNKMRGNAPERLVSGSDDFTMFLWEPAVSKHPKTRMTGHQQLVNHVYFSPDGQWIASASFDKSVKLWNGTTGKFVAAFRGHVGPVYQISWSADSRLLLSGSKDSTLKVWDIRTKKLKQDLPGHADEVFAVDWSPDGEKVASGGKDRVLKLWMG, from the exons ATGGCAGAAACGATGGAAGTGGAAGTGGAAGCTGCGGCGGCGGCAGAGAGAGAAGCAACCAACAGTGTCATATGTCAGTTGGCTGACCCAGAAGGGAATCCGTTGGGTGCTGCCTTGTACCTCCCTGAAAACGCTAGTCCAAAAGAGCTTAATCAAGTTGTCAATAAGCTTCTCAGCAAT GAGGAAAAGTTGCCTTATGCATTTTATATCTCAGATGAAGAGCTTGTGGTGCAGCTTGGATCATACTTAGAGAAGAATAAAG TGTCTGTGGAAAAAGTCTTGACCATAGTTTATCAACCACAAGCAGTGTTTCGAATCCGCCCTGTCACTCGTTGTTCGGCCACAATTGCTG GTCATACTGAAGCTGTTCTTTCAGTTGCCTTCAGTCCTGATGGACGACAGTTGGCAAGTGGATCTGGTGACACTACAGTTCGTTTGTGGGATCTAAATACCCAGACACCGTTGTTTACATGTCAAG GGCACAGAAATTGGGTTCTTTCTGTTGCATGGTCGCCAGATGGTAAGCATCTTGTTAGTGGAAGCAAGGCTGGAGAACTTATCTGTTGGGACCTTCAGACTGGGAAGCCTTTAGGGAATCCGCTTACT GGCCACAAGAAATGGATAACTGGTATTTCTTGGGAACCTGTACACCTCAGTGCTCCATGTCGCCGCTTTGTAAGTGCAAGTAAAGATGGCGATGCACGGATATGGGATGTTACCACAAGGAAGTGTCTCATTTGTCTCACTGGCCATACACTTGCAATAACATGTGTAAAATGGGGTGGAGATGGAGTTATATACACGGG ATCTCAAGACTGTACAATCAAGGTATGGGAAACCACGCAAGGGAAGCTGATACGTGAATTGAAG GGTCATGGACATTGGGTAAATTCTCTAGCATTGAGCACTGAATATGTTCTTCGAAGTGGAGCTTTTGATCACACTAATAAACACTTCGCATCTCCTGAGGAAATGAAAAAG GTAGCACTTGAAAGGTACAACAAAATGAGAGGTAATGCCCCTGAGAGGTTGGTATCAGGATCAGATGATTTCACAATGTTTCTATGGGAGCCTGCTGTCAGCAAGCACCCAAAAACTCGCATGACAGGTCATCAACAG CTGGTTAATCACGTTTATTTTTCTCCGGATGGTCAATGGATAGCAAGTGCTTCATTCGATAAGTCAGTAAAATTATGGAATGGAACCACAGGAAAATTTGTTGCTGCATTCCGAGGCCATGTTGGACCTGTTTATCAGATAAG CTGGTCAGCCGACAGTAGGCTACTTTTGAGTGGGAGCAAAGATTCAACCTTGAAG GTTTGGGATATCcggacaaaaaaattgaaacaagaCCTTCCCGGCCATGCTGACGAG GTTTTCGCGGTCGACTGGAGTCCAGACGGCGAAAAAGTAGCATCTGGTGGTAAAGATAGAGTTCTGAAGCTATGGATGGGATAG